In Deinococcus metallilatus, the sequence GCCCTGAACTGGATCATGCTGCTGCTGGCCGCGCCCGTGCAGTTCGGCCCCGGGCTGCGCTTCTACCGCCTGGGCTGGACGAGCCTGCGGCACCGCTCGCCCGATATGAATTCGCTCGTGATGATCGGCACCAGCGCGGCCTTCTTCTACTCGCTGGTCGCCACGGTGGCCCCGCAGGTGTTCCCCGAGGGCACCGCGCACGTGTACTACGAGGCCTCGGCCGTCGTCATCACCCTGATCCTGCTCGGCAAGTATTTCGAGGCCATCGCCAAGGGGAGAAGCAGCGAGGCGATGAAAAAGCTGCTGAGCTTGCAGGCGAAGACGGCGCGTGCCGTCCGTGCCGGGCAGGAACTCGAACTGCCCGTGGACGAGGTGCTGATCGGGGACCTGATCTCGGTGCGCCCCGGCGAGAAGGTGCCCGTGGACGGTGAGGTCGTCTCCGGCAACTCCTTCGTGGATGAGTCGATGATCACGGGCGAGCCCATCCCCGTCAGCAAGCAGGGGGGCGCGGCGGTCGTGGGCGGGACCCTCAACCAGAACGGGGCGTTCCAGTTCCGGGCCACCCGCGTCGGCGCGGACACAGCGCTGGCGCAGATCATCAAGCTCGTCGAGAGTGCTCAGGGTAGCAAGCCTCCCATTCAGGGCCTCGCGGACCGGGTGGTTTCCGTCTTCGTGCCCATCGTGCTCGGCATCGCCGCCTTGACCTTCCTGATCTGGCTGTTCGTGGGCGGGCAGCAGGCCCTCAGCTTCGCCCTGGTCAATACCGTGGCCGTGCTGATCATCGCCTGCCCCTGCGCGATGGGTCTGGCGACCCCGACGAGCATCATGGTCGGCACCGGCAAGGCCGCCGAACTCGGGGTCCTCTTCCGCAACGGCGCGGCGCTCGAAGGCTTGCAGGGCGTGAACGTCGTCGCCGTGGACAAGACCGGCACCCTGACCAAGGGGCGGCCCGAACTCACGGACCTGGTGACCGCGCCCGGCTTCGACCGCGCCGAGGTCCTGGGCCTGGTGGCCGCGGCTGAGGAACAGAGTGAGCACCCCATCGCCCGCGCCATCGTGGACGCGGCGAGGAAAGAAGGCGTCCCCGTCTTCCTGCCCGAGAGCTTCGAGGCCGTCCCCGGGTACGGGCTGGAAGCGCGGGTACAGGGTCCTCTGGTCCAGGTCGGGGCCGACCGCTACATGGAACGGCTCGGCCTGAACGTCACCCCGTTCGGCGCACAGGCCTCACGGCTCGGGGACGAGGGCAAGAGCCCGCTGTACGCCGCCATCGACGGCCAGCTCGCGGCGGTGATCGCGGTCGCCGACCCCATCAAGGAGGGCAGCCCGGAGGCGGTGCGCGCCCTGCACCGGCAGGGGCTCAAGGTTGCCATGATCACCGGCGACAACGCCCGCACCGCGAACGCCATCGCCCGCCAACTCGGCATCGACGAGGTACTGGCGGAAGTTCTGCCGGGCGGCAAGAGCGACGCCGTCAAGGAACTGCAAGGGAAGGGCCAGAAGGTGGCCTTCGTCGGGGACGGCATCAACGACGCGCCCGCCCTCGCTCAGGCAGACGTCGGCCTCGCCATCGGCACCGGAACCGACGTAGCCG encodes:
- a CDS encoding heavy metal translocating P-type ATPase — encoded protein: MSKTIELGVQGMTCASCVGRVERGLNKVEGVEQASVNLATERATVTYDPEQTGPQALIAKVKDVGYEPVVGEIELGVQGMTCASCVSRVERALRKVDGVLDASVNLATERAHVRYLPSSVSPGQLKAAVVGAGYTVLEGQTGVDRSDQEREAREQEVRGLRRAVTFSALFAVPLLILAMLPMLWAPFEMWLHERIPMAALNWIMLLLAAPVQFGPGLRFYRLGWTSLRHRSPDMNSLVMIGTSAAFFYSLVATVAPQVFPEGTAHVYYEASAVVITLILLGKYFEAIAKGRSSEAMKKLLSLQAKTARAVRAGQELELPVDEVLIGDLISVRPGEKVPVDGEVVSGNSFVDESMITGEPIPVSKQGGAAVVGGTLNQNGAFQFRATRVGADTALAQIIKLVESAQGSKPPIQGLADRVVSVFVPIVLGIAALTFLIWLFVGGQQALSFALVNTVAVLIIACPCAMGLATPTSIMVGTGKAAELGVLFRNGAALEGLQGVNVVAVDKTGTLTKGRPELTDLVTAPGFDRAEVLGLVAAAEEQSEHPIARAIVDAARKEGVPVFLPESFEAVPGYGLEARVQGPLVQVGADRYMERLGLNVTPFGAQASRLGDEGKSPLYAAIDGQLAAVIAVADPIKEGSPEAVRALHRQGLKVAMITGDNARTANAIARQLGIDEVLAEVLPGGKSDAVKELQGKGQKVAFVGDGINDAPALAQADVGLAIGTGTDVAVETADVILMSGDLRGVPNAYALSRATLRNIRLNLFWAFAYNVVLIPVAAGVLYPAFGWLLSPVLAAAAMGFSSVFVLTNALRLRGFRPPVRPDPVPVAAPARVARA